A part of Aegilops tauschii subsp. strangulata cultivar AL8/78 chromosome 2, Aet v6.0, whole genome shotgun sequence genomic DNA contains:
- the LOC109783291 gene encoding uncharacterized protein: MDRDQARVSLLVVGALLTGTVIAVLAAGPAAGDTRAGPGLAGSMGTAYRVDAATAPQKLTPVVHRRVLASLGSSVFDPNRPACIGQCGGAGQPYTGRGCVRAYQCRG, encoded by the coding sequence ATGGACAGAGATCAGGCGCGCGTCTCTCTGCTTGTAGTTGGAGCGCTGCTCACCGGCACTGTGATTGCAGTGCTCGCAGCCGGTCCAGCCGCCGGCGACACCAGGGCCGGGCCTGGGCTAGCCGGCAGCATGGGCACCGCCTACAGAGTCGACGCGGCTACGGCGCCGCAGAAGCTCACACCGGTGGTGCACCGTCGCGTGCTCGCCAGCCTCGGCAGCTCGGTCTTCGACCCTAACAGGCCGGCATGCATCGGCCAGTGCGGGGGCGCCGGGCAGCCGTACACCGGCCGGGGATGCGTGCGGGCGTACCAGTGCCGCGGCTAG
- the LOC109783290 gene encoding uncharacterized protein: protein MGRCLSFLLLLGVALALAGPANGDISAGFAASGAAYSIDAAVRQLMSPSSMKLEDGVDPEFSVDLEVHRRVLAGISPGALSRNRPACPGACPAPGGSYTNRGCQKKYQCRG, encoded by the coding sequence ATGGGCAGATGCCTCTCTTTTCTACTCCTCCTGGGCGTCGCGCTTGCGCTCGCCGGCCCGGCTAACGGCGACATATCGGCGGGGTTCGCCGCTTCAGGGGCAGCATACAGCATCGACGCCGCGGTGCGGCAGCTGATGTCGCCGTCGTCGATGAAGCTGGAGGACGGCGTGGACCCTGAGTTCAGTGTCGACCTGGAGGTGCACCGCCGCGTCCTCGCCGGCATCAGCCCCGGTGCCCTGAGCCGCAACAGGCCCGCCTGCCCCGGCGCGTGCCCGGCGCCCGGAGGATCGTACACCAACCGGGGATGCCAGAAGAAGTACCAGTGCCGTGGCTGA
- the LOC109783292 gene encoding chloroplast envelope quinone oxidoreductase homolog produces MICFELALFFASSIQRHTTHICHRIMATSGMKASSLRAVQYSGYGGGAAALKYVDIPVPSPKKDEVLIKVEAASINPADWKIQKGMLHPFIPKFPFIPVTDVAGEIVEVGSAVQELKVGDKVVSKLVFWKAGGLAEYVAASESITVTQPTGVSAADAAGLPIAGLTALQALKAIGTKFDGTCSGSNILITAASGGIGTYAVQLAKLGNHNVTATCGARNLEAVMNIGADEVLDYKTPEGVALSNSSGKKYDYIVNTTADGKWSAFKPALNCPGRVVDIASNFWNFVASILTFFSNKKLSIVIESMGKEDLRFLLELVKEGKLKTVVDSRHPFEKAADAWEKSMSGHATGKVIVVM; encoded by the exons ATGATATGCTTTGAGCTAGCTTTATTCTTCGCTAGCTCCATCCAAAGGCATACGACTCACATTTGCCACAGGATTATGGCCACCTCCGGGATGAAGGCGTCCAGCCTGCGCGCCGTGCAGTATAGCGGCTACGGTGGCGGTGCCGCGGCCCTTAAG TACGTGGATATCCCAGTTCCTTCACCGAAGAAAGATGAAGTTCTCATAAAAGTTGAAGCAGCAAGCATAAATCCAGCGGATTGGAAGATCCAGAAAGGGATGCTCCATCCTTTTATTCCTAAATTCCCGTTTATTCCAG TAACCGACGTTGCTGGAGAGATTGTTGAGGTTGGTTCTGCGGTTCAAGAGTTGAAAGTTGGTGACAAAGTTGTGTCCAAATTAGTCTTTTGG AAAGCTGGTGGCCTCGCCGAGTATGTTGCAGCATCCGAGAGCATCACCGTCACCCAACCCACCGGAGTATCCGCTGCCGATGCCGCAGGGCTGCCCATCGCCGGCCTCACTGCTCTGCAGGCCCTGAAGGCCATTGGCACGAAGTTCGACGGCACATGCAGCGGCAGCAACATCCTGATCACCGCGGCATCAGGCGGCATCGGCACGTACGCCGTCCAGCTCGCCAAGCTCGGGAACCACAACGTCACCGCCACCTGCGGTGCCCGCAACCTGGAGGCCGTCATGAACATCGGCGCCGACGAGGTGCTTGACTACAAGACCCCGGAAGGCGTGGCACTGAGCAACTCTTCGGGCAAGAAGTACGACTACATCGTGAACACCACGGCTGATGGCAAGTGGTCGGCCTTCAAGCCGGCCCTCAACTGCCCTGGCAGAGTCGTCGATATAGCTTCCAACTTTTGGAACTTTGTCGCATCAATCCTGACGTTTTTCTCCAACAAGAAGCTGTCCATCGTGATCGAATCGATGGGGAAGGAGGACCTGAGGTTTCTGCTTGAGCTGGTGAAGGAAGGGAAGCTCAAGACGGTTGTCGACTCACGCCATCCATTCGAGAAGGCAGCGGACGCGTGGGAGAAGAGCATGAGCGGGCACGCCACAGGAAAGGTCATAGTTGTGATGTGA